In a single window of the Haloplasma contractile SSD-17B genome:
- a CDS encoding DEAD/DEAH box helicase, with the protein MNEIKFTTYNLSEDILKALELLNFSNPTKVQQEVIPVILKKQDIIVKSQTGSGKTGSFAIPLTELVEWEENKPQVLVLTPTRELAMQVKDDFFNIGRYKRLKVPAVFGKDSFEKQEKQLKQKSHVVVGTPGRTIDHIERGTIDLSEIKYLVIDEADEMLNMGFVDQIETIITNLPKDRVTMLFSATMPKDIELLCKKYMNKPLRVEIESESSAIDRITQERYEVRNSRDKNSLLNDLLVVENPDSCIIFCNTRQMVDDVNEEMTSIKSTCETIHGGMEQRDRQRVMNDFKLGYFRYLVATDVAARGIDIDDISLVINYDLPREKESYVHRIGRTGRIGREGKAITFVTRNERESLKDIEQYIERSIPVKDRPGISAVENAQSAFNKTINTRPEIREEKGAELNKDIMKIHINAGKKQKMRPVDIVGTLCNIDGVTKDDIGIINILDISTFVEILNNKGELVHKSLQKKPLKGRLRRVSKVLE; encoded by the coding sequence ATGAATGAAATAAAATTTACAACGTATAACCTTAGTGAGGATATTCTAAAAGCTCTAGAACTTCTAAATTTTAGTAACCCTACCAAGGTACAACAGGAAGTAATACCAGTTATATTAAAAAAGCAAGATATCATAGTAAAATCCCAAACAGGAAGTGGAAAAACAGGGTCATTTGCGATTCCGTTAACTGAACTTGTGGAATGGGAAGAAAATAAGCCACAAGTTTTAGTGTTAACTCCAACAAGAGAACTTGCTATGCAAGTAAAAGATGACTTTTTTAATATAGGACGATATAAACGGTTAAAAGTTCCCGCGGTCTTTGGTAAAGACTCGTTTGAAAAACAGGAGAAGCAATTGAAACAAAAGTCACATGTAGTAGTTGGTACGCCAGGACGTACGATTGACCATATTGAAAGAGGGACAATTGACTTATCCGAAATAAAATACCTTGTGATTGACGAAGCGGATGAAATGCTAAATATGGGATTTGTTGATCAAATAGAGACCATCATTACGAATCTTCCTAAAGATCGTGTAACGATGCTATTCTCTGCGACTATGCCTAAGGATATAGAGTTGCTATGTAAAAAGTACATGAACAAACCGCTACGTGTTGAAATAGAATCAGAAAGCTCAGCGATTGACCGAATCACTCAAGAACGCTATGAGGTAAGAAATAGCCGCGACAAAAACTCACTTTTAAATGATTTATTAGTTGTGGAAAACCCTGATAGTTGTATTATATTCTGTAATACTAGACAAATGGTTGACGACGTAAATGAAGAGATGACTAGTATCAAGTCAACCTGTGAAACCATCCACGGTGGAATGGAGCAACGTGACAGACAACGAGTAATGAATGACTTTAAACTAGGATACTTTAGATACCTAGTAGCAACTGATGTTGCAGCAAGAGGCATTGATATTGACGATATATCTCTCGTTATAAATTACGATTTGCCACGCGAAAAGGAAAGTTACGTTCATCGAATTGGGCGTACAGGTCGTATTGGTAGAGAAGGAAAAGCAATAACATTTGTAACTAGAAATGAACGTGAATCGTTAAAAGATATTGAACAGTATATAGAACGATCAATACCTGTTAAAGATCGTCCTGGGATCAGTGCTGTAGAAAACGCTCAATCAGCATTCAATAAAACTATTAATACGAGACCAGAGATTAGAGAAGAAAAAGGTGCTGAACTAAATAAAGATATTATGAAAATTCACATCAATGCAGGCAAAAAACAAAAAATGCGTCCTGTTGATATCGTAGGAACACTCTGTAATATAGATGGTGTTACAAAAGATGATATTGGAATTATTAATATACTTGATATATCAACGTTTGTAGAAATACTTAATAATAAAGGCGAATTAGTCCATAAGTCCTTGCAGAAGAAACCTCTAAAAGGTAGACTGCGAAGAGTTAGTAAGGTTTTAGAATAA
- the menA gene encoding 1,4-dihydroxy-2-naphthoate polyprenyltransferase, with product MSIKSFLKLVEIQTKAASITPFLLGTVYALYHFESFNVTNFLYMLISLLCIDMATTTINNYIDYKKAIKKEGYGYESHNAIVRDNLKESTVVVTIFILIIIATVFGILLAINTNVVVLLLGALSFAVGILYSFGPVPISRTPFGEIFSGGFMGFIIPFIAAYIHNQSMIDVTFVNSTLSIDMEIVEVLKVLLISIPAVVGIANIMLANNICDIEDDIENKRYTLPIYIGKKNALSLFKVLYYIGFVSIILALGLGVLPLVSVVTVLTFIIVQKHIKIFDRNQSKKETFELSVKNFLIQNALLIVTIGIGYLTQLV from the coding sequence ATGTCGATCAAGAGTTTTTTGAAATTGGTTGAGATCCAAACGAAGGCTGCTAGCATCACGCCATTTTTACTAGGTACGGTATATGCTTTATATCATTTTGAGTCATTTAATGTAACGAATTTTTTATACATGCTAATATCACTGTTGTGTATTGATATGGCAACTACCACTATAAACAATTACATTGACTATAAAAAAGCAATTAAAAAAGAAGGTTACGGATATGAAAGTCATAATGCTATTGTCAGAGACAATCTTAAAGAATCAACAGTAGTGGTAACGATTTTTATACTGATTATAATTGCAACTGTATTTGGGATATTACTCGCCATTAATACAAATGTTGTGGTTTTACTGCTTGGAGCACTATCATTTGCAGTAGGTATCCTATATTCATTTGGTCCTGTTCCAATCTCAAGAACACCATTTGGTGAAATTTTCTCTGGTGGATTCATGGGGTTTATCATTCCATTCATTGCAGCATACATTCATAATCAAAGTATGATTGATGTAACATTCGTAAATAGTACGTTATCAATTGACATGGAGATAGTTGAAGTTTTAAAAGTCTTACTAATATCAATTCCTGCTGTAGTCGGAATTGCTAATATAATGCTAGCGAATAACATCTGTGATATTGAGGATGATATTGAAAATAAACGCTATACCTTACCTATTTATATTGGTAAAAAGAATGCTTTAAGTTTATTTAAAGTCCTATATTATATTGGGTTTGTTTCTATAATACTAGCATTAGGATTAGGCGTATTACCGCTTGTATCCGTAGTGACTGTTTTAACATTCATCATCGTACAAAAGCATATTAAAATCTTTGATCGAAATCAGAGTAAAAAAGAGACCTTTGAATTATCTGTTAAAAATTTCTTAATTCAAAATGCTCTCTTAATTGTAACAATTGGGATCGGATATTTGACCCAGTTAGTTTAA
- a CDS encoding TMEM164 family acyltransferase gives MLGFGNIFYYLMFIFFMFNITVLCMYFLKNKSDVFVHRFIFIILLSGFLLHFLKLLFEPYYSNFPYSIRSATFENICAVSTLLFPWFYLTKSKCLKDYMIVIGMISGLGAVLYPFQSVGFTTITFDIVRFYYAHFILFLAPFLMLYTGYYQYSIKGIFIVPFIFYGILVLILTNELILIALGFVNGDLTTLLDPNSRNMALLFGPNNQLARYEWIYSPFVPEMFMSVPLGNNAGNAMYWPLIWMIIPSYIYIVLSGIIIDRLIYVFNRKRVILPLLSDEIPNLELSKGKII, from the coding sequence ATGCTGGGGTTTGGGAACATTTTTTATTACTTAATGTTTATCTTTTTTATGTTTAATATTACTGTTCTTTGTATGTATTTTTTAAAAAATAAAAGTGATGTATTTGTTCATCGTTTTATTTTCATTATATTATTATCAGGATTTTTATTGCATTTTTTAAAGTTACTATTTGAACCTTATTACAGTAACTTTCCTTATTCAATACGAAGTGCAACCTTCGAAAACATCTGTGCAGTTAGTACACTTTTATTTCCATGGTTTTATTTGACTAAAAGTAAGTGTTTAAAAGATTACATGATTGTGATTGGAATGATTAGTGGACTTGGAGCCGTTTTATATCCATTTCAGTCAGTTGGATTTACAACTATTACCTTTGATATTGTAAGATTCTATTATGCGCATTTTATTCTGTTTTTAGCTCCATTTCTAATGCTTTATACAGGTTACTATCAATATAGTATTAAAGGTATTTTTATAGTTCCGTTTATCTTCTATGGTATCCTAGTTCTAATTCTTACAAATGAACTTATTTTGATTGCACTTGGGTTTGTTAATGGAGATCTAACAACATTACTCGACCCAAATAGTCGTAATATGGCCTTACTATTCGGACCAAACAATCAACTTGCAAGATATGAATGGATCTATTCACCTTTTGTTCCTGAGATGTTTATGTCGGTGCCACTCGGTAATAATGCAGGTAATGCAATGTATTGGCCGCTCATATGGATGATTATCCCATCTTATATCTACATTGTGCTAAGCGGTATAATCATAGATCGACTTATATATGTCTTTAATAGAAAACGGGTAATCCTACCATTATTATCTGATGAGATACCGAATTTAGAATTGTCAAAGGGTAAAATAATCTAA
- a CDS encoding zinc ribbon domain-containing protein yields MEYKCVKCGHTDYEQDQMRATGGALAKMFDIQNKKFVTVSCTKCGYTEIYKKKSGMGSNIADWFIG; encoded by the coding sequence ATGGAATATAAGTGTGTAAAATGTGGTCATACAGACTACGAACAGGATCAAATGAGAGCAACTGGTGGTGCTTTAGCAAAGATGTTTGATATCCAAAATAAGAAATTTGTTACGGTAAGTTGCACGAAGTGTGGCTATACGGAAATCTATAAAAAGAAATCAGGTATGGGATCAAATATTGCAGACTGGTTTATTGGATAA
- a CDS encoding ribonuclease domain-containing protein gives MKKILYYLTLILSLSFFGGSVDSNFVEILTKQDKNQSETSELTKESDEQDIDEDGLYTEKDQVALYLRTYGRLPNNYITKREAIKIGFFNSKENILEQNEKISIGGDIFYNKEEVLETINNRIYFECDVNYTGGSRGKERIIYSNDGLIYYTNDHYETFTVLYGEDESYLSTRQVA, from the coding sequence ATGAAAAAGATTTTATATTATTTAACCTTAATACTATCGCTATCCTTCTTTGGCGGTTCAGTTGATTCCAATTTTGTAGAGATACTTACGAAACAGGATAAAAACCAAAGCGAGACCTCTGAACTAACCAAAGAATCTGATGAACAAGACATTGATGAAGATGGTTTGTACACGGAAAAAGATCAAGTTGCGTTGTACTTACGTACATATGGACGGTTACCGAATAACTACATCACAAAGAGAGAAGCCATCAAAATAGGGTTTTTTAACAGTAAAGAAAACATCTTAGAACAAAACGAAAAAATAAGTATTGGTGGTGACATCTTTTATAATAAAGAAGAGGTGCTAGAAACCATTAATAATCGTATTTATTTTGAATGTGATGTAAACTACACTGGTGGTAGTAGAGGCAAAGAACGGATAATCTATTCAAATGATGGTCTTATTTACTATACAAATGACCACTATGAAACGTTTACCGTACTGTATGGAGAAGATGAATCCTATTTAAGTACACGTCAAGTTGCGTAA
- a CDS encoding aminoglycoside 6-adenylyltransferase: MRTEQEMFDLILNVAKNDERIRAVYMNGSRINTNIQKDIFQDYDIVFVVTETKPFIEDENWINVFGELLMVQEPDKNDHAIGMDVNFNLYYGYLMLFKDGNRIDLHLETKEAMLAEYGIDSLTLPLLDKDHCLPPIQQPSDIDYWVNTPTEPLFTRNCNNFWWCIQNVAKGIWRRELPFAKQMFDRVIKDLLDEMVSWWIGSQHGFEISVGKMGKYFEDYLPEVYWNLYKRSYSDSNYNHLWDSVFATCDLYRLLSKDIATQFKFKYPIKDDKNMTEFLKHIRSLPHDAEGIY, from the coding sequence ATGAGAACTGAACAAGAAATGTTTGACTTAATTTTAAATGTTGCAAAAAATGACGAACGTATACGGGCTGTTTATATGAATGGTTCAAGAATAAATACAAATATTCAGAAAGACATCTTTCAAGATTATGATATAGTCTTTGTTGTTACCGAAACGAAGCCATTCATTGAGGATGAAAATTGGATTAATGTTTTTGGTGAATTACTTATGGTTCAGGAACCTGACAAAAATGACCACGCGATCGGTATGGATGTGAATTTTAATCTTTATTATGGCTATCTAATGCTATTTAAAGATGGTAACCGAATCGATCTACATTTAGAAACAAAGGAGGCAATGTTAGCTGAATATGGAATAGACTCATTAACTCTGCCATTACTAGATAAGGATCATTGTCTCCCTCCTATTCAACAACCATCTGATATAGACTACTGGGTAAATACACCAACTGAACCACTATTTACTAGGAACTGTAATAATTTTTGGTGGTGTATTCAAAATGTGGCTAAAGGCATTTGGAGAAGGGAATTACCGTTTGCAAAACAGATGTTTGATCGTGTCATTAAAGACCTACTTGATGAAATGGTGTCATGGTGGATTGGTTCTCAACACGGATTTGAAATCTCTGTTGGCAAAATGGGTAAATATTTCGAAGACTATCTACCTGAAGTATATTGGAACTTATATAAACGCTCTTATTCGGATAGTAATTATAATCATTTGTGGGACTCTGTATTTGCCACATGTGACTTATATCGTCTACTATCAAAAGACATTGCAACCCAATTTAAGTTTAAATACCCTATAAAAGATGACAAGAATATGACTGAATTTTTAAAACATATACGGAGCCTCCCACACGATGCAGAGGGAATTTACTAA
- a CDS encoding class I SAM-dependent methyltransferase: MSMNWINPEEYPFNSFLLLDDHFIRVIKENLQGLESKKHLGIALAYNPAVLWYFSEKCPECKNHFEGLVKEVSKSLSKDEVRESELYIINLLDTMIVYAYPEIMDELTYITGWEKERILSITDFNDKKVLDLGSGTGRLAFAVAPHAKYVYAVEPGERLRYYLREKQKKLNVNNLFVVDGTIQSIPFEDDSFDIIMSGHVIGDDYEKEYQELCRVLKSGGYIIDCPGEDERKKDGPIQEMLELGFEYSHYESKFGGDVYRYWKKVIK; this comes from the coding sequence ATGTCAATGAATTGGATTAATCCAGAGGAGTATCCGTTTAATAGTTTTTTATTACTTGATGATCATTTTATTAGAGTGATTAAAGAAAATCTACAAGGATTAGAATCAAAAAAGCATCTAGGGATAGCACTAGCTTATAATCCTGCTGTATTATGGTATTTTTCTGAAAAGTGTCCGGAATGTAAGAATCATTTTGAGGGATTAGTAAAAGAAGTTTCTAAGAGTTTATCTAAAGATGAAGTAAGAGAAAGCGAACTCTATATCATCAACTTATTAGACACTATGATTGTATATGCATATCCTGAAATTATGGATGAGCTTACATACATTACAGGCTGGGAAAAAGAGAGAATTTTATCCATTACAGATTTTAATGATAAAAAAGTTCTCGATTTAGGTAGTGGTACAGGACGCTTGGCCTTTGCAGTGGCACCGCATGCGAAGTATGTTTATGCTGTTGAACCGGGTGAGAGACTTAGATATTATCTACGAGAGAAGCAAAAGAAATTAAACGTCAATAATCTGTTTGTTGTTGATGGAACCATTCAATCCATTCCGTTTGAAGATGATTCATTTGATATTATTATGTCAGGTCATGTAATTGGAGATGACTATGAAAAAGAATATCAAGAACTTTGTCGTGTACTTAAGTCAGGCGGTTATATCATTGATTGCCCTGGTGAGGATGAACGTAAGAAGGATGGACCTATACAAGAGATGCTGGAACTTGGATTCGAGTATTCGCACTATGAGTCAAAGTTTGGTGGAGATGTGTATCGATACTGGAAGAAAGTAATTAAGTAA
- a CDS encoding creatininase family protein: MKYGKLTYLEIAEKAKEDYIAIIPTGCTEQQGPHATVDFDTWFAEELMEDVSDKASKRYGIKTIVLPAIPFGPTKEHKNFGSGYINIPQEVYEEVIYSVLISLSEQGFKKLIIWRGCGGHQVDQVMDRFNYYYKECNVLTLNHPFYDVWCKCGGSNIPGGHADSFTTSIALYKHPDDIRINRIKDPNSKEPDWTDPNLDFSEYSSTGVIGDPTHASKELGERLWHEVVDRVVEMLKKLM, from the coding sequence TTGAAATATGGTAAATTAACGTATTTAGAAATAGCAGAGAAAGCAAAAGAAGACTATATAGCGATTATACCAACAGGTTGTACTGAACAGCAAGGACCGCATGCTACAGTAGATTTTGATACATGGTTCGCTGAAGAACTTATGGAAGATGTATCTGATAAAGCAAGTAAGCGGTACGGTATAAAAACAATAGTACTACCTGCAATTCCATTTGGACCAACTAAAGAGCACAAAAACTTCGGAAGTGGCTACATAAATATTCCACAGGAGGTGTATGAAGAGGTCATTTATTCTGTACTTATTTCACTATCAGAACAAGGATTTAAAAAACTAATTATATGGCGTGGTTGTGGAGGTCATCAAGTTGATCAGGTAATGGATCGATTTAACTACTACTATAAAGAATGTAATGTATTAACACTAAATCACCCTTTTTATGATGTATGGTGTAAGTGTGGAGGGAGCAATATACCGGGTGGTCATGCAGATAGCTTTACTACATCAATTGCTCTATATAAACACCCTGACGATATACGAATCAATCGAATCAAAGATCCGAATAGTAAGGAGCCAGATTGGACAGATCCGAATCTAGATTTTAGTGAGTATTCAAGTACGGGTGTTATAGGTGATCCTACTCATGCAAGTAAAGAGTTAGGTGAGAGGCTATGGCATGAGGTTGTTGACAGGGTTGTAGAGATGCTAAAAAAGTTGATGTGA
- a CDS encoding cytidine deaminase family protein: protein MIETKEKLIQFASSVQGKFTLSEDDLDAGSVGAALITQKGNIYTGICIDLACGIGFCAEHSAIAEMLKNRETKIEMIVAVGKRSILAPCGRCREIMMQLDKENRDTKVIISKDEVVNLNQLIPNYWKD, encoded by the coding sequence ATGATCGAAACAAAGGAGAAATTAATTCAGTTTGCAAGTTCAGTACAGGGTAAATTCACATTAAGTGAAGATGATTTAGATGCAGGTAGTGTGGGTGCAGCTTTGATCACACAAAAAGGAAATATATATACGGGGATTTGCATTGATTTAGCATGTGGGATTGGATTTTGTGCTGAACATTCGGCTATAGCTGAAATGTTAAAAAATAGAGAAACAAAGATTGAGATGATTGTTGCAGTCGGTAAGCGTAGTATACTAGCACCTTGTGGTAGATGTCGGGAGATTATGATGCAATTAGATAAAGAAAACAGGGATACAAAAGTTATTATATCAAAAGATGAAGTCGTAAATTTAAATCAACTGATTCCAAATTATTGGAAAGATTAG
- a CDS encoding spore coat protein codes for MVNILGKLAKSKTDINDRIISDNLIASTVASSQAYLNAVSTCATPELRSIYLTNLNLILNSQSTLINLAINKNWIKPYDTPKELLKNTYSLSKHLVDQEED; via the coding sequence ATGGTTAATATCTTAGGAAAATTAGCAAAGTCGAAAACGGATATAAACGACCGCATAATTTCCGATAACTTAATTGCCTCTACTGTTGCATCTTCACAAGCATATCTCAATGCAGTATCTACTTGTGCAACACCTGAACTTAGATCGATCTATTTAACAAACTTAAATCTAATTTTAAATTCACAGTCCACATTAATTAATCTTGCAATTAATAAAAATTGGATTAAACCTTACGATACTCCGAAAGAGTTACTTAAAAACACCTATAGTCTATCTAAACATCTCGTTGATCAGGAAGAAGACTGA
- a CDS encoding DUF402 domain-containing protein, with amino-acid sequence MNKFKIKALKYPNLPHYEWEGELLDFTKEHVVVLSKPGRSFVHHTKGIKGTLHQIFLGYFQLDEWYNVLMEIEGEQIVSYYCNISMPPEFNDHEIVFVDLDLDLAKEKEVGKWHVLDEDEFYTNSIKYKYPDEIKEAAVKALERLKDKVKHNEYPFNDEIIQQYIKK; translated from the coding sequence ATGAATAAATTTAAAATAAAAGCACTTAAATACCCTAATCTACCACATTATGAATGGGAAGGAGAACTACTAGATTTTACTAAAGAGCATGTTGTAGTCTTAAGTAAACCAGGTAGAAGCTTTGTTCATCATACAAAAGGCATTAAAGGAACGCTTCATCAAATCTTTTTAGGATACTTTCAACTTGATGAATGGTATAACGTCCTTATGGAAATTGAGGGAGAACAGATCGTTTCTTATTACTGCAATATTTCCATGCCGCCAGAATTTAATGATCATGAAATTGTCTTTGTTGATCTAGACTTAGACTTAGCTAAAGAAAAAGAAGTAGGTAAATGGCATGTATTAGATGAAGATGAGTTTTACACAAACAGTATTAAATATAAGTATCCTGATGAGATAAAGGAAGCGGCAGTTAAAGCTCTAGAACGATTAAAAGATAAGGTTAAACATAATGAATATCCTTTTAATGACGAGATTATCCAACAGTATATAAAGAAATAA
- a CDS encoding potassium channel family protein, producing the protein MGKTFIKNRAFMIIKSSILPVIILLNHFVYYRLSMLSYIYSMIAFIMFYVVLELKILKRLRQFIDNIVFNLFLLVTSCLFLLLKIPVLRNKVYNSEYRIIRYLLYLIEKKQNNLSIVLSIYMYLTIILMSLFKAEFTGYYYVWLIIGIYYILHLFLFILDFFLDRINTVVSEEKIKAIYVIGSIILILVAISTFYIKVNGHNFRQDIYILLFLLTLMFLLLSVTTFITSLSSKYVVNLKSISSVLVLLLIITILNISCLYLGNVLIYLGNNDAFTALSNSPFHSLLYYTIISVTAVGYGDITPNSVLSRNWSIASALFGFVILTTFISSIASYNVNQFSLRSKRPKRNGKIK; encoded by the coding sequence ATGGGAAAAACGTTTATTAAAAATAGAGCGTTCATGATTATCAAATCATCCATACTCCCAGTAATCATTTTATTGAATCATTTTGTTTATTATCGGTTAAGCATGTTATCCTACATTTACTCAATGATCGCCTTCATCATGTTTTATGTAGTACTTGAATTAAAAATATTAAAGCGTCTTAGACAGTTTATAGATAATATTGTGTTTAACTTATTCTTGCTCGTCACATCCTGTTTGTTTTTATTATTAAAGATACCAGTATTAAGAAATAAAGTCTATAATTCAGAATATCGAATCATTCGGTATTTATTATATTTAATTGAAAAAAAACAAAATAACCTATCCATTGTATTGTCAATTTATATGTATCTGACTATTATTCTTATGTCATTATTCAAAGCAGAGTTTACTGGCTATTATTATGTTTGGCTAATAATAGGAATCTATTATATATTACACCTATTTCTATTTATTCTAGACTTTTTTTTAGATCGAATTAATACAGTTGTATCAGAAGAAAAAATAAAAGCAATCTATGTGATTGGATCGATCATTTTAATTTTAGTTGCAATTTCAACATTTTACATTAAGGTTAATGGTCACAACTTTAGACAGGATATCTATATCTTGTTATTCTTATTAACGCTCATGTTTTTACTCTTATCAGTCACTACTTTTATTACGTCGTTAAGCTCGAAATACGTTGTAAATTTAAAGTCCATTAGTTCGGTATTGGTATTACTTTTAATTATCACAATACTAAATATATCATGTTTATATCTTGGTAATGTACTCATTTATCTTGGGAATAATGACGCCTTCACTGCTCTTAGCAATAGCCCGTTTCATAGTTTATTATATTACACAATCATATCGGTTACGGCAGTAGGATATGGTGATATTACTCCGAATAGTGTATTAAGTAGAAACTGGTCAATAGCCTCAGCATTGTTTGGATTCGTAATTTTAACAACATTTATATCATCAATAGCCTCATATAATGTAAACCAGTTTAGTTTAAGAAGCAAAAGACCGAAACGAAATGGGAAGATCAAATAA
- a CDS encoding GNAT family protein, with translation MNIKYALEMKEWYYKDYFFKDRLYLDPYIDQYVSSTNTSKGPMMCEGYAVFLRDKLVGLFEYYNPAGIMTIGLALKPSYIGKGLSVKFIQQGIKDGVK, from the coding sequence ATGAATATTAAATACGCATTAGAGATGAAAGAATGGTATTATAAGGATTATTTTTTTAAAGATAGGTTGTATCTAGACCCTTATATTGACCAGTATGTTTCGAGTACAAATACATCTAAAGGACCAATGATGTGTGAAGGTTATGCGGTGTTCCTAAGAGACAAACTTGTAGGCCTATTTGAATATTATAATCCGGCAGGAATTATGACCATAGGTCTAGCCCTTAAACCTAGCTATATAGGCAAGGGATTAAGCGTAAAATTTATTCAACAAGGAATTAAGGATGGTGTTAAGTGA